Proteins encoded within one genomic window of Bradyrhizobium sp. 186:
- a CDS encoding DUF2891 family protein: protein MQDISFDVRAGEVVGIVGESGSGKSTCAKIVLGLLAPDDGEVRLFGQPWSAISEAERRPLRRKLQYIPLDALSSFDPRYRVGEALPASDPRRVIAHEAAREHLAAGLPHIAEHYMGEHWLASFAVLALDDEN from the coding sequence TTGCAGGACATCAGCTTCGATGTCAGGGCGGGCGAGGTCGTCGGCATCGTCGGGGAGTCCGGTTCCGGCAAGTCCACCTGCGCCAAGATCGTCCTTGGCTTGCTTGCGCCCGATGATGGCGAGGTGAGATTGTTTGGCCAGCCCTGGTCGGCGATCTCCGAAGCAGAGCGGCGCCCGCTTCGCCGCAAGCTGCAATACATCCCGCTGGATGCGCTCAGCAGTTTCGACCCGAGATACCGCGTCGGCGAGGCCTTGCCGGCAAGCGATCCAAGGCGCGTCATTGCTCACGAAGCGGCGCGAGAGCATCTGGCCGCGGGCCTTCCCCATATCGCCGAGCATTATATGGGTGAGCACTGGCTCGCGAGCTTTGCCGTGCTTGCGCTGGATGACGAGAATTAA
- the ureG gene encoding urease accessory protein UreG gives MSRIAIKGASDEPRIAAARVGIGGPVGSGKTALVERLIPALLERGIDIAVITNDLVTAEDAERIRRSGLINPARVSAVEAGACPHTVIREDPTLNIEAADELERRFPGVELILLESGGDNLASTFSRDLTDFWMFVIDVAGGDDIPRKRGPGVIRADLLVINKVDLAPHVGVDLERMRREALSVRGDRPVLLTNCRRGEGIDAIVDLLEREVLFRT, from the coding sequence ATGAGCCGGATCGCAATCAAGGGCGCTTCGGACGAACCACGCATTGCGGCGGCGCGGGTCGGGATCGGCGGACCGGTCGGATCGGGCAAGACGGCGCTGGTCGAGCGCCTGATCCCGGCGCTCCTTGAGCGCGGCATCGATATCGCCGTCATTACCAACGACCTCGTCACGGCCGAAGACGCGGAGCGGATCAGGCGTTCCGGGTTGATCAATCCGGCGCGCGTGTCGGCGGTCGAGGCGGGCGCCTGTCCGCACACCGTCATTCGCGAAGATCCGACACTGAATATCGAAGCCGCAGACGAACTCGAACGACGCTTCCCCGGCGTCGAACTCATTCTGCTCGAAAGCGGCGGCGACAATCTCGCCTCGACCTTTTCGCGCGACCTGACGGACTTCTGGATGTTCGTCATTGATGTCGCCGGGGGGGACGACATCCCGCGTAAGCGTGGCCCAGGGGTCATCCGGGCCGACCTCCTTGTAATCAACAAAGTCGATCTGGCGCCTCATGTCGGCGTCGACCTGGAGCGAATGCGCCGGGAGGCATTGAGCGTCCGCGGCGATCGCCCAGTGCTGCTCACCAACTGCCGCCGCGGCGAGGGGATCGACGCGATCGTCGACCTTCTCGAACGCGAGGTTCTGTTCAGAACGTGA
- a CDS encoding ABC transporter ATP-binding protein translates to MAAQDRLTANTLARAELVGPVPLRSIPLLRVDGLSVSYGKHEVVTNVGFELGRGESLALIGESGSGKSMIARAVLRLLPSGGHATGRVAFDGQEVLGISERGFRPLRGRAIGFVPQDPANSLNPVRTIGAQAQEAAALLDEPDRAIRKQLILETFAEVGLDNPQRVYDSYPHQLSGGMLQRVLIGLAILPRPTLLVADEPTSALDVTIQKRILDLLTRLQHDLKISLLLITHDLAIAAERANALVVLKDGIIQEAGRTASVFAAPASAYARKLRADVPALNPDRYAALRDTGIRALKTGAGTTPKIEVSAVTKTFTVDGKTLTAVDDLSFTVPAGTTHALVGESGSGKTTAVRLLLGLEQPDTGTISVADEQITDRSPDELRSVWRHLQLVYQSPFTSLDPTWTVEHLVREPLDRFRIGTRKERDERVREALADVGLGDHLLSRKPQALSGGQRQRVAIARSLVLKPDVIVLDEPASALDVSVQADIVEVLLSLQANLGLTYVFVSHDLALVRQLAHTVSVMQRGRIVEHGAVTEIFDNPRQPYTRSLLASIPSGVAGAAHLPHPRLRQLVTAD, encoded by the coding sequence ATGGCTGCGCAAGACAGACTGACCGCCAACACACTCGCGCGCGCCGAGCTTGTCGGGCCCGTGCCGCTGCGCTCGATTCCGCTGCTCCGCGTCGACGGCTTGTCGGTCTCCTACGGGAAGCACGAGGTCGTGACCAATGTGGGGTTCGAACTGGGGCGCGGCGAGAGCCTCGCCCTCATCGGGGAGTCCGGGTCGGGCAAGTCGATGATCGCCCGCGCGGTGCTGCGGCTGCTCCCGAGCGGCGGACACGCAACCGGCCGCGTCGCGTTCGACGGCCAGGAGGTGCTCGGGATATCCGAGCGCGGCTTCCGGCCGCTGCGGGGGCGAGCCATCGGATTCGTCCCGCAGGATCCCGCCAACTCACTCAACCCGGTGCGGACGATCGGTGCCCAGGCCCAGGAGGCGGCCGCGCTACTCGACGAGCCCGACAGGGCGATCCGCAAGCAGCTCATCCTGGAGACGTTCGCCGAGGTCGGGCTCGACAACCCCCAGCGCGTCTACGACTCCTACCCGCACCAGCTGTCCGGCGGCATGCTCCAGCGCGTGCTGATTGGCCTCGCGATCCTTCCAAGGCCGACACTGCTGGTTGCGGACGAGCCGACCTCCGCGCTCGACGTCACGATTCAGAAGCGGATCCTCGACCTGCTCACGCGGCTGCAGCACGACCTCAAGATCAGCCTGCTGCTTATTACTCACGACCTTGCGATCGCCGCCGAGCGAGCGAACGCGCTCGTCGTGCTCAAGGACGGCATCATCCAGGAGGCCGGCCGAACCGCTTCTGTCTTCGCCGCACCGGCGTCGGCCTACGCAAGGAAGCTGCGCGCGGATGTCCCGGCCCTCAACCCCGACCGCTACGCCGCGCTACGCGACACGGGCATCCGAGCCCTCAAGACCGGCGCCGGCACGACACCGAAGATCGAGGTCAGCGCCGTCACCAAGACCTTCACTGTCGATGGCAAGACGCTGACGGCCGTCGACGATTTGTCGTTCACCGTCCCGGCCGGCACCACGCACGCGCTGGTCGGCGAGTCCGGTTCGGGCAAGACCACGGCGGTCCGGCTGCTGCTGGGCCTCGAGCAACCCGACACCGGGACCATCTCGGTCGCAGACGAGCAGATCACCGATCGCTCGCCCGATGAGCTACGTTCGGTGTGGCGCCACCTTCAGCTGGTCTATCAGAGCCCATTCACGTCGCTCGATCCGACCTGGACGGTCGAGCATCTCGTGCGCGAGCCGCTCGACCGGTTCAGAATCGGAACCCGCAAGGAGCGTGACGAGCGGGTTCGCGAGGCGCTGGCCGACGTCGGGCTCGGCGATCACCTGCTCTCCCGCAAGCCGCAAGCCCTGTCAGGCGGGCAGCGCCAGCGCGTCGCCATCGCCCGGTCGCTGGTGCTCAAGCCTGATGTGATCGTGCTCGACGAACCCGCCTCCGCGCTCGACGTCAGCGTCCAGGCTGACATCGTCGAAGTCCTGCTCTCGCTACAGGCCAACCTTGGCCTGACCTATGTGTTCGTCTCTCACGACCTCGCACTGGTGCGCCAACTCGCCCACACCGTCTCCGTGATGCAGCGCGGGCGCATCGTCGAGCACGGGGCTGTCACCGAGATCTTCGACAATCCCCGGCAGCCCTATACGAGGTCCCTGCTGGCGTCGATCCCATCAGGTGTCGCCGGCGCCGCACACCTGCCGCACCCGCGCCTTCGGCAGTTGGTGACTGCGGATTGA
- a CDS encoding antibiotic biosynthesis monooxygenase, protein MITITAVIRAKSGHEVTMRDGLVAVAAHVAANEPETIGFFISQSEDDPCVFTTYERFADMAAMDRHNGSAVVATFFGIAKPILDGEVTLVTSKEVSAMVR, encoded by the coding sequence ATGATCACGATCACCGCCGTCATCAGGGCGAAGTCCGGCCATGAGGTCACGATGCGCGACGGACTCGTCGCCGTCGCGGCCCATGTCGCAGCCAACGAGCCGGAAACGATTGGGTTCTTCATCTCGCAGAGCGAGGACGATCCCTGCGTGTTCACGACCTACGAACGCTTTGCCGACATGGCCGCGATGGATCGCCACAACGGTTCGGCGGTCGTCGCGACCTTCTTCGGGATCGCCAAGCCCATCCTGGATGGCGAGGTCACGCTGGTGACCTCGAAGGAGGTGTCGGCGATGGTCCGGTAA
- a CDS encoding amidase: protein MSIKRPTAEDVAELAASLHMNMTVEEAGEYLSLMGGMFDAYDVIDELPNPLPPVKYPRMPGSKPMPKDNKYGAWAIKTEVKGAPGGKLAGRTVVLKDNVALAGVPMMNGSTTLEGFIPAADATIVTRILDAGGTIVGKAVCEHFCLSGGSHTSHPAPVHNPLKMGYSAGGSSSGSAALVAAGEVDMSIGGDQGGSIRIPASYCGIYGMKATHGLVPYTGVMPIESTIDHTGPMTANVADNALLLEVLAGADGLDPRQYAPKVSKYTETLSAGVKKLKIGVLKEGFATANMQEGVVAKVKAGAERFAKLGASVSEVSIPEHLHALAAWNPITLEGFLVQMMIGNGMGFNWKGLYDVGLLDAHSSWRTRADDLSETLKLTMLVGQWGVSHYRGRYYAKSRNIAIAAKAAYDAVFGSYDLLLMPTLPCVATPIPAKDAPLSEIVQRAFEMTATTSPFDVTGHPAMSIPCGLSDGLPVGLMLIAKDYNEATIYQAASAFEADGDWKKF, encoded by the coding sequence ATGTCTATCAAACGCCCGACTGCCGAAGACGTCGCGGAGCTCGCTGCGAGCCTGCACATGAACATGACGGTCGAGGAGGCCGGAGAATATCTGTCGCTGATGGGCGGGATGTTCGACGCCTATGATGTCATCGACGAACTGCCGAACCCGCTGCCGCCGGTCAAATATCCGCGTATGCCCGGTTCAAAGCCGATGCCGAAGGACAACAAATACGGCGCTTGGGCGATCAAGACAGAGGTCAAGGGCGCGCCGGGCGGCAAGCTCGCGGGCCGCACCGTCGTGCTGAAAGACAACGTCGCCCTGGCCGGTGTCCCCATGATGAACGGCTCGACGACGCTCGAAGGCTTCATCCCCGCCGCCGACGCCACCATCGTGACCCGCATTCTCGACGCCGGAGGCACCATCGTCGGCAAGGCCGTGTGCGAGCATTTCTGTCTGTCGGGCGGCAGCCACACGTCGCATCCCGCACCGGTTCATAACCCGCTCAAGATGGGCTATTCGGCCGGCGGTTCGTCCTCGGGGAGCGCTGCGCTGGTTGCGGCCGGCGAGGTCGACATGTCGATCGGCGGCGATCAGGGCGGCTCGATCCGCATCCCGGCGTCCTATTGCGGCATCTACGGCATGAAGGCGACGCACGGGCTCGTGCCCTATACGGGCGTGATGCCGATCGAATCGACCATCGACCACACCGGTCCGATGACGGCGAACGTCGCCGACAACGCGTTGCTGCTGGAGGTGCTGGCGGGAGCCGACGGGCTCGATCCGCGCCAATATGCGCCGAAGGTTTCGAAATACACCGAGACCCTCAGCGCGGGCGTGAAGAAGCTGAAAATCGGGGTCCTCAAGGAAGGCTTCGCCACGGCGAACATGCAGGAGGGCGTCGTCGCGAAGGTGAAGGCCGGTGCGGAACGGTTCGCAAAGCTCGGCGCCAGCGTGTCGGAGGTCTCGATACCGGAGCACTTGCATGCGCTCGCCGCCTGGAACCCGATCACACTGGAGGGTTTCCTGGTCCAGATGATGATCGGCAACGGCATGGGCTTCAACTGGAAGGGGCTCTATGACGTCGGCCTGCTCGACGCCCATTCCAGCTGGCGTACCCGTGCCGACGACCTGTCGGAGACGCTCAAGCTCACCATGCTGGTCGGGCAGTGGGGCGTCAGCCACTATCGCGGCCGCTATTACGCCAAATCGCGCAACATCGCGATCGCCGCCAAGGCCGCCTATGACGCGGTGTTCGGCTCCTATGATCTGCTGCTGATGCCGACTTTGCCCTGTGTCGCCACGCCGATCCCGGCCAAGGACGCGCCGCTCTCCGAGATCGTCCAGCGCGCTTTCGAGATGACGGCCACGACCAGTCCGTTCGATGTCACCGGCCATCCGGCGATGAGCATACCCTGCGGCCTCTCGGACGGTCTGCCGGTCGGCCTGATGCTGATCGCGAAGGACTACAACGAGGCGACCATCTATCAGGCGGCCAGCGCCTTCGAAGCCGACGGCGATTGGAAGAAATTCTGA
- the ureE gene encoding urease accessory protein UreE, which produces MRESIVSLRLHGIIGRSDDAAYTGRLHHIEHHGGIELLFVPPSDVGRKRFRLTTDRGTDCAVSLDRDEELVDGALLFLEHDRAIIARFGEQECWRLKPFDQAAALKLGWNAGNLHWRVRFEGNHLVVLLDGPLDSYRARIKPLLEAGEVVESDAV; this is translated from the coding sequence TTGCGGGAGAGCATCGTGTCACTAAGGCTTCACGGCATCATTGGGAGATCGGACGACGCGGCCTATACGGGTCGTCTCCATCACATCGAGCATCACGGTGGAATTGAACTGCTGTTCGTGCCGCCGTCCGACGTCGGCCGCAAGCGGTTTCGCCTGACGACCGATCGCGGAACCGACTGCGCGGTCAGCCTGGACCGCGACGAGGAACTGGTCGATGGGGCCTTGCTCTTTCTGGAGCACGATCGCGCCATCATTGCCCGCTTCGGCGAGCAGGAATGCTGGCGGTTGAAGCCTTTCGACCAAGCGGCGGCGCTCAAGCTCGGCTGGAACGCCGGCAATTTGCATTGGCGGGTTCGCTTCGAGGGCAATCACCTTGTCGTACTGCTCGACGGGCCGCTCGACTCATACCGGGCGCGGATCAAGCCGCTGCTCGAGGCGGGCGAGGTGGTTGAAAGCGATGCTGTTTGA
- a CDS encoding urease accessory UreF family protein: protein MLFDRSQALALLQLGDSAYPAGGFAFSWGLEGLAADGMLADRGELDRIIADQLTRRWASMDRILLRQAFHAEDCEAIAGVDRLAEAGTPSAEMRDGSRRAGRALLGVWVKLDGALSVAYRGLVSSDARLGHLPVAQAVVSRDAEFSLDAAELVSGWTLVTGLVSAAVRLGIVGHIEAQRSQATARVLLAELLAEAPPPDALPASFTPFIDIAVSRGPLRHVRMFTT, encoded by the coding sequence ATGCTGTTTGACAGATCGCAGGCGCTGGCATTGCTGCAACTCGGCGACAGCGCCTATCCGGCGGGCGGCTTCGCGTTCTCCTGGGGGCTCGAAGGTCTCGCCGCCGACGGCATGCTTGCCGATCGCGGCGAACTGGATCGGATCATCGCTGACCAACTCACGCGGCGTTGGGCAAGCATGGACCGCATCCTGCTGCGTCAGGCTTTTCACGCGGAGGATTGCGAGGCTATCGCTGGCGTCGACCGCCTTGCCGAGGCGGGAACACCTTCGGCCGAAATGCGGGACGGTTCGCGCCGCGCGGGCAGGGCCCTCCTTGGGGTATGGGTCAAGCTCGATGGAGCGCTGTCGGTCGCTTATCGCGGCCTGGTCTCGTCGGATGCGAGGCTGGGCCATCTGCCGGTCGCGCAGGCCGTTGTGAGCCGGGATGCGGAATTCAGCCTCGACGCAGCGGAACTGGTTTCGGGCTGGACGCTCGTGACCGGCCTTGTGAGCGCTGCTGTGCGGCTCGGGATCGTCGGCCATATCGAGGCGCAACGCAGCCAAGCCACCGCGCGCGTCTTGCTGGCGGAGCTGCTCGCGGAGGCGCCACCGCCCGATGCACTGCCTGCGAGTTTCACGCCGTTCATTGACATCGCGGTCTCGCGCGGGCCGCTTCGACATGTCCGCATGTTTACGACATGA
- a CDS encoding urease accessory protein UreD, translating into MFDLSFVRRANRTVIDRRLFAWPFVLTRSFYLDPDRPNCLSVIVQTGSGAVHGEDRLVQRLVLNPGTAVCLTNQGATSVHRADPAARAVETINLCVAGGASLEYLLEPRILFPDAALSQSVELDCANDGSALIVDAFTMHDPRGEARGFRELESTFCLRRSGSEPLVIERTRLHRPDPGIFRGYLAFGSAFLVLTPSHDHADIQASLITALSGISGLYAAASVLPGAAGLGVRLAASDLTGIRAAFASISAIYRQALLSVTEQQAAPLFVSR; encoded by the coding sequence TTGTTCGACCTGAGCTTTGTCCGTCGTGCCAACCGCACGGTCATCGACCGCCGTCTGTTCGCCTGGCCGTTCGTTCTGACACGCAGCTTCTATCTCGATCCGGATCGGCCGAACTGCCTCAGCGTGATCGTGCAGACCGGAAGCGGAGCCGTTCATGGGGAGGATCGCCTCGTACAGCGTCTCGTGCTCAATCCCGGCACGGCCGTATGCTTGACCAATCAAGGTGCAACATCCGTGCATCGTGCGGACCCGGCTGCCCGCGCAGTGGAGACGATCAACCTCTGTGTTGCTGGTGGTGCCAGTCTGGAATATCTGCTTGAGCCGCGCATCTTGTTTCCGGATGCCGCGCTATCCCAGTCCGTCGAGCTCGATTGTGCAAATGACGGCTCTGCCTTGATCGTCGACGCCTTCACGATGCACGATCCCCGCGGCGAAGCCCGCGGCTTTCGTGAACTGGAATCGACCTTCTGCCTGAGGAGATCAGGCAGCGAGCCGCTGGTGATCGAACGGACGCGTTTGCACCGTCCGGATCCCGGCATCTTTCGCGGATATCTTGCCTTTGGATCGGCGTTCCTGGTGCTAACCCCTTCGCATGATCACGCAGATATTCAGGCCTCGCTGATCACCGCTCTGAGCGGAATTTCAGGGCTGTACGCCGCGGCAAGCGTGCTGCCGGGGGCCGCGGGGCTCGGTGTCCGCCTTGCTGCCTCGGATCTCACGGGCATCCGGGCTGCGTTCGCGAGCATCAGCGCGATCTATCGTCAGGCGTTGCTGAGCGTTACGGAGCAGCAAGCTGCTCCGCTCTTCGTTTCACGCTGA
- a CDS encoding ABC transporter ATP-binding protein: MTALLEVKDLRSGYGRIPILFGVDMTVQDGEYLGILGHNGMGKTTTLRALMGHLPTTGGTVVFAGKTITHLKPHERSRLGIGLVPQGREIFPDLSVHENLRMGLAAAPKEDRTIIDAVLQEFPRLVRLLDRRGGALSGGEQQLLALARCLCTKPRLILLDEPTEGIQPSIIEEIIETLLALKRRWSMSLIVVEQNLEFITSLSDRVLNIQKGRITEELHRESLLARDAAMHPT; the protein is encoded by the coding sequence ATGACTGCGCTTCTCGAGGTCAAGGACCTGCGCTCCGGCTACGGCCGCATTCCGATCCTGTTCGGCGTCGACATGACGGTGCAGGACGGCGAGTATCTTGGCATTCTCGGCCACAACGGGATGGGCAAGACCACGACCCTGCGCGCGTTGATGGGGCATCTGCCGACGACCGGCGGCACCGTCGTCTTCGCCGGCAAGACGATCACCCATCTCAAGCCGCATGAGCGGTCCCGGCTCGGAATCGGGCTTGTGCCGCAGGGCAGGGAGATCTTTCCCGACCTGAGTGTGCACGAGAACCTGCGGATGGGCCTCGCGGCAGCGCCGAAGGAGGACCGCACGATCATCGACGCCGTGCTGCAGGAATTTCCGCGCCTGGTGCGGCTGCTCGACCGGCGCGGCGGCGCTCTGTCGGGCGGCGAGCAGCAATTGCTGGCACTGGCGCGCTGCCTTTGTACAAAGCCGCGGCTGATCCTGCTGGATGAGCCGACCGAGGGTATCCAGCCTTCCATCATCGAGGAGATCATCGAGACCCTGCTCGCGCTGAAGAGGCGCTGGAGCATGTCGCTGATCGTCGTCGAGCAAAATCTCGAATTCATCACGTCGCTGTCCGACCGCGTCCTCAATATCCAGAAGGGACGCATCACGGAAGAGCTCCACCGCGAAAGCCTCCTGGCACGGGACGCCGCCATGCACCCAACCTAG
- the ureB gene encoding urease subunit beta → MSACLRHERGNFVMMNLSPTEMDRLVIFNAAQLARRNRSLGIRLSHPEAVAYITDEVMTAARRNMPYAEIRDMAGRLLTADDVEPGVGPMIPMLYIECMFAEGTKVMAVFEPIAASDMPATDDIIPGEIIAGGGDIESFAELPAISIDVINTGDRDIQVRSHTHFFEVNRALRFDRAAAWGMKVDRPAGAGVRFEPGVTKSVRLVPISGDRVVHGQAGLVNGPLDAPSARDDALKQARARGYQGA, encoded by the coding sequence ATGTCCGCATGTTTACGACATGAGAGAGGTAACTTCGTCATGATGAACCTGTCGCCGACCGAGATGGATCGCCTCGTGATCTTCAATGCCGCGCAACTGGCGCGCCGAAACCGGTCGCTGGGGATCCGTTTGAGTCACCCGGAGGCGGTCGCCTACATCACCGACGAGGTGATGACGGCGGCGCGCCGCAATATGCCCTATGCCGAAATCCGCGACATGGCGGGCCGGTTGTTGACGGCCGACGATGTCGAGCCCGGTGTCGGGCCGATGATTCCGATGCTCTACATCGAGTGCATGTTCGCTGAAGGCACCAAGGTGATGGCGGTGTTCGAGCCGATCGCCGCCAGCGACATGCCTGCCACTGACGACATCATACCCGGCGAGATCATCGCGGGCGGCGGCGACATTGAAAGCTTCGCCGAACTGCCTGCTATCAGCATCGATGTCATAAACACCGGCGATCGCGATATCCAGGTACGCAGTCACACCCACTTCTTCGAAGTCAATCGTGCCTTGCGCTTCGATCGTGCCGCGGCCTGGGGCATGAAGGTCGACCGACCCGCGGGTGCCGGCGTCCGCTTCGAGCCGGGCGTCACCAAATCCGTGCGACTTGTTCCGATTTCGGGTGACCGTGTCGTGCACGGGCAGGCCGGGCTCGTTAACGGTCCGCTGGATGCGCCATCTGCGCGGGACGATGCGCTCAAGCAGGCCCGCGCGCGCGGCTATCAGGGAGCTTGA
- a CDS encoding ABC transporter permease — protein MTLASVSSASRVTAISRLTGLRLPPTVALSFAIIALVIAWSLAPGLFTSHSPVVGVPTDKLLGPSAAHLFGTDHLGRDLYTRVVYGTASSVTSALIAVVIAAVAGGFIGLLAGFLGGWVDIVLARLVDVLLAIPNFLLAVIVVTAIGFDTTNAAIATGVSAVAVFARVMRAEVIKTRQATFVEAAFLMGGSRWHILLRHVLPNASRSVLPLAVLQFGLSILVIASLAFLGYGDPPPASDWGLLISIGKDYLKWPWLVYAPAFVTIATVLSVNRISRWLRKTD, from the coding sequence ATGACTCTCGCATCCGTCTCCTCCGCGTCGCGGGTCACGGCGATCAGCCGGCTGACGGGCCTCCGGCTGCCGCCGACCGTCGCGCTCTCCTTCGCGATCATCGCGCTCGTGATCGCCTGGTCGCTGGCGCCGGGCTTGTTCACGAGTCATAGCCCGGTCGTCGGTGTCCCCACTGACAAGCTGCTTGGCCCCAGCGCTGCGCACTTGTTCGGCACCGACCACCTCGGCCGCGACCTCTATACCCGCGTCGTCTATGGCACGGCGTCCTCGGTGACGAGCGCGCTCATCGCCGTCGTCATCGCCGCCGTCGCCGGCGGCTTCATCGGCCTGCTGGCCGGCTTCCTCGGCGGCTGGGTGGACATCGTGCTCGCCCGCCTGGTCGACGTGCTGCTGGCGATCCCGAACTTCCTGCTGGCGGTCATCGTCGTCACCGCAATCGGTTTCGACACGACGAACGCCGCGATCGCGACCGGCGTCTCGGCGGTGGCCGTCTTCGCCCGGGTGATGCGTGCGGAAGTCATCAAGACGCGGCAGGCGACTTTCGTCGAGGCGGCGTTTCTGATGGGCGGCTCACGCTGGCACATCCTGTTGCGGCACGTGCTGCCGAACGCGTCGCGCTCGGTGCTCCCGCTCGCAGTGCTGCAGTTCGGCCTGTCGATCCTGGTGATCGCGAGCCTTGCTTTCCTCGGTTACGGCGATCCCCCGCCCGCCTCCGACTGGGGCCTGCTGATCTCGATCGGCAAGGACTACCTCAAATGGCCGTGGCTGGTGTACGCACCGGCCTTCGTCACGATCGCGACCGTCCTCTCCGTGAACAGGATCAGCCGATGGCTGCGCAAGACAGACTGA
- the ureC gene encoding urease subunit alpha, whose amino-acid sequence MAILSRRAYGELYGPTKGDVVRLADTSLLAEIEHDYTTYGHELLVGAGKNLRDGEGVNAYRTASHKILDVVIKNATIVDAVAGIVKADIGIRDGRIVGIGKAGNPDVMPDVHPDMVVGHTTAPIAGGPFIVTAGAIESHAHLISPEQSDHALSGGTTTLVGNGSGPVFDVGSGAASTFARFLQAIEFSPLNFALFGRAGSNAEAVEEAVAAGGMSVKIHEDFGAAPAVIDQSLIAADRNDFAVHLHTDSINEYGFCEDTMAAVEGRTIHMYHVEGAGGGHAPDLLKVVSWDNVIPSSTNPTNPYTSYGMEEGVPMTMICHQLNYNAPEDVMFGEARVRAQSMAAEDFLHDMGAISIFGTDTQGMGRLAENVAKCWQLASVMKDRIGRLPEEKTARADNERIKRYIAKLTINPAIAVGIDHMVGSIEPGKMADLVLWPRASFGIKPYMVIKNGFVVWAAMGDGNGSLGLSEPMIQKRMWGALGAASQRLGVNFMSKLAMAADVSRKLGLTRAPVQIKNVRKLRKTDMVRNAAMPHVDVDPQTFEVRADGKLLMCPPATKVPLARRYMLR is encoded by the coding sequence ATGGCCATACTCTCCCGCCGCGCCTATGGCGAACTCTACGGGCCGACCAAGGGCGATGTCGTGCGACTCGCCGACACCAGTCTGCTTGCCGAGATCGAGCACGATTACACCACCTACGGACATGAGCTGCTGGTCGGTGCGGGAAAGAACCTGCGCGATGGCGAGGGCGTCAACGCCTACCGGACGGCATCGCATAAGATTCTCGATGTGGTCATCAAGAATGCCACAATTGTCGACGCGGTCGCCGGCATTGTGAAGGCCGACATCGGCATCCGTGACGGGCGCATCGTCGGCATCGGCAAGGCCGGCAATCCCGACGTGATGCCGGATGTGCATCCCGATATGGTCGTAGGTCACACCACGGCGCCGATTGCGGGTGGTCCCTTCATCGTCACCGCTGGTGCCATCGAGTCGCACGCCCATCTGATCTCGCCCGAGCAATCCGACCATGCCCTCTCCGGCGGCACCACCACACTGGTCGGGAACGGGTCGGGTCCGGTTTTCGACGTCGGCAGCGGTGCCGCTTCGACCTTTGCGCGCTTTCTCCAGGCAATCGAGTTTTCACCCCTCAATTTTGCGCTGTTCGGACGTGCCGGGTCCAATGCAGAGGCCGTCGAGGAAGCGGTCGCCGCGGGCGGCATGTCCGTGAAGATTCACGAGGATTTTGGTGCTGCTCCGGCAGTGATTGACCAGAGCCTCATTGCGGCGGACCGCAATGATTTCGCTGTTCACCTTCACACCGACTCGATCAACGAGTACGGCTTCTGCGAAGATACGATGGCGGCCGTCGAAGGCCGCACCATCCACATGTATCACGTGGAGGGCGCCGGCGGCGGCCATGCCCCGGATTTGCTCAAGGTGGTGTCGTGGGACAACGTCATTCCGTCGTCCACGAATCCGACCAATCCCTATACTTCCTACGGTATGGAGGAAGGCGTGCCGATGACAATGATCTGCCATCAGCTGAACTACAACGCGCCCGAGGACGTGATGTTCGGCGAGGCGCGGGTACGTGCCCAGTCAATGGCGGCGGAAGATTTTCTTCACGACATGGGCGCGATCTCGATATTCGGCACCGACACGCAGGGCATGGGACGTCTCGCCGAGAATGTCGCCAAATGCTGGCAGCTTGCCAGCGTGATGAAGGATCGCATCGGCCGCCTGCCTGAGGAGAAGACGGCGCGTGCGGACAATGAGCGCATCAAGCGTTACATTGCCAAGCTCACCATCAATCCGGCGATCGCGGTCGGCATCGACCACATGGTTGGCTCGATCGAGCCCGGCAAGATGGCCGATCTTGTCCTGTGGCCGCGCGCTTCCTTTGGCATAAAGCCCTACATGGTCATCAAGAACGGCTTTGTCGTCTGGGCCGCCATGGGGGACGGTAACGGCAGCCTCGGTCTGTCGGAGCCGATGATTCAGAAGCGGATGTGGGGCGCGCTCGGCGCGGCCTCGCAACGGCTGGGTGTCAACTTCATGTCAAAGCTCGCCATGGCGGCCGACGTCAGCCGCAAGCTCGGCCTCACTCGCGCCCCCGTCCAGATCAAGAATGTGCGGAAGCTGCGGAAGACCGACATGGTCCGGAATGCCGCCATGCCCCATGTGGATGTCGATCCCCAGACGTTCGAGGTCCGCGCCGATGGCAAGCTTTTGATGTGTCCGCCCGCGACGAAGGTGCCGCTGGCCAGGCGGTACATGCTCCGATGA